Genomic segment of Arachnia propionica:
CGAGGGGCGGCTCGACCTCGAGGCCGCTGAACGCGATGGGCTGATCAACGAACGCACCAGGGTGGTTTCCGTCGCCCACGTGAGCAACGTGCTGGGTACCCGCAACCCGGTGGCCGAGATCGCCGCCAAGGCTCATGCGGTCGGCGCGGTTATGGTGGTCGACGCATCCCAGTCGGCACCCCACCAGAGCATCGACGTCACCGAGCTTGGAGCCGACCTGGTGGCCTTCACCGGACACAAGATGTGCGGCCCTACCGGCATCGGTGTGCTGTGGGGCAGGGGAGAGCTCCTGGAATCCCTGCCACCCTTCCTCGGCGGGGGGGAGATGATCGAGGTGGTCGAGATGACCCACTCCACCTACGCGGACCCGCCCCACCGTTTCGAGGCCGGCACCCCGCCGATCGCCCAGGCGGCCGGGCTCGGCGCCGCCATCAGATACCTGCAGGGGATCGGGATGGACGCCATCGCCGCCCACGAACACGAACTGACCGAGTACATGCTCGCCAAGCTGACCAGCATTGACGGGCTGCTGCTGCTGGGACCGGTGGAAGCCGTGGAACGCGGATCGGCGTGCTCTTTCAACCTGAAGGGCATCCACCCGCACGACGTCATGCAGGTGCTCGACTCCCGCGGTATCGCCATCCGGGGCGGGCACCACTGCGCCAGGCCGCTGCACAGGAGGCTCGGCCACCAGAGTTCCACCCGGGCATCGGCCCACCTGTACACGACCCGGGAGGAGATCGACGCACTGGCGGACGCGCTGGTGTTCACCCGCGACTACTTCGGAGCACGATGAACCTCGACGAGCTCTATCAGACGATCATCCTCGACCACTACCGCGAGAAACATCACAGCGGGCTGCGGGAGCCGTACGAGGCCGAGGTGCATCACGTCAACCCGTCCTGCGGCGACGAGCTGACCCTGCGCGTCCACCTGGATGGCGACACGATCGCAGACATGTCATACGACGGTGAGGGATGCTCCATTTCGCAGGCATCCACGTCCGTCCTGGGTGATCTCGTGATCGGCCGGGACGCCGACCACTTCTCCGGGCTCTATGACGATTTCCTGGAGATGATGCACTCCAAGGGGGAGATCACCCCCGACGAGGACCGCTTCGAGGACGCCATCGCTTTCGCCGGCGTCTCGAAGTTCCCCGCGCGCGTCAAGTGCGCCCTGCTCGCCTGGTCGGCCCTGCGGGATGCCGTGGCCCAGGCCTCAGCGAAGGAGAACTGATGTACACCCCCGACCCGCGTCCTTCGGATCTGGTAAAGGACGAACTGCCCGGCGACGACTCGGCCACCCCGATCCCCACAGAGGAGGAGATCGAGGAGGCGATGAAGGACGTCGTCGACCCCGAACTGATGGTCAACGTCGTCGACCTCGGTCTGCTCTACGGGGTCACCGTGGACGAGGAGGCCAACGTCACCCTCGACATGACCCTCACCTCACCCACCTGCCCGCTGACCGACCGCATCGAGTACGACACGAAGTACGCGCTCGACGGCCTTGCGAACTCGGTGACCATCAACTGGGTGTGGCTGCCGCCGTGGACCCTGGAGATGATCACCGAAGACGGCCGAGAACAGCTGCGGGCCATCGGCTACAACCTCTGAGACAGGCGAACCCACGCAAAGGCGGCGGGATCAGAAAACCCGGGAACCGGGTCCGATGCCGGTGCGGTGGGGTGTCGAGTAGTCTCGGGGAGAACCGATGATTGGAGGGCGAAGATGCCGAAGCTGACCACCCCGGACCAGGTGAACCTGAACTACACCGACATCGGATCCGGGCGACCCATTGTGATGATCCACGGCTGGCCGCTGTCCGGGGCCGCGTTCGCCGACAACGCCAAGGTGCTCGCCGCCGCCGGTTACCGGGTGATCACCTACGACCGGCGCGGGTTCGGGCAGTCCGGGAAACCCCGCGACGGCTACGACTACGACACCTTGGCAGCCGATCTGGACGCCCTGCTGACCGGCCTCGACCTGCACGACGTGGTCCTGCTCGGGTTCTCCATGGGTGGTGGTGAGGTGGCCCGCTACCTGGCGACGCGCGGATCGGAGCGTGTCGGTGCGGCTATCCTGTCCGGGTCCATCTGCCCGGCCCTGTGCATCACCAAGGACAATCCCGACGGCGCCATGCCCCGCGAAGGATTCCAGGAGCTGGCGGATGCCTGCGCCGCCGACCACGCCGGTTTCGTCGATCAGTTCTGCGGCTGGTTCTACAGCAACGACCAAGGGCTCACCGTTCCCGAGGAGATCCGGCAGCAGGCGGTTGAGATCGCCCGGCAGTCGGCCCCGCACGCCGCGGTCGCAACCATTCTCACCTGGACCGAGGACCTGCGCGAGGACTGTCGTCGCATCGACGTCCCGCTGTTGGTGATCCACGGCGACGGGGACCAGAACGTCCCGCTGGCAAAGTCCAGCGCCCGAATGCCCGAATACGCGCAGCAGGCGCAGCTGGTCGTGATCGAGGGTGGTCCTCACGGGATCAACGTTTCCCACGCGGATCAGTGGAACGCGGCGATCCTCAGTTTCCTGGCGGGCAGCTGACGGATCCCCGGGGCCGCTTTGCGGGCGGCGCCCGGACTCCTTACCACGTCCGCAGCCGGTTTCTCGGTTCCTTGGAGTACTCGTGGCCCTCCACGTGCTTTTCCTGCGTGCGGCCGATGGACTCGAGGTAGGTGTCCGACCCTTGGACATCCTGGAGTTCGACGCGGGTGGTTTCTTCGAACTGGTACGACTTGTCGGCGTTTCGGTACCGCGACATGATGTAGCCGTAGAAGGCGATGGCGGCGATCGGCCCCAGCGCCAACAGGGCAAGCCGGATACTTCCCGAGGATGAGCGTTCCAACAAAACCATCCAGAAGGACATGTCCGCTCCTATCACAAGGTTGCCACGAACAGTATCAGCCCGATTGTGGTGCCGATGACGAAAATCAGGAAGGTCATCAGGTACAGCATCGTCCGGTTGATGGGTACCGACCCCATCACCTTGCCGTTCTGGCCGTTGACCGCCACGAAATGTTTCAGCCCGCGATCGGGCTGGTAGTAGGAGTACAGCCACACCGGCAGATAGACCGTCACCCAGCGCGAACCTTGGAGATCCACGTGTTCGGTGTCCCAGCGGACACCTCGGTCGTACCGCTCCACCATGTTCTCCCCCTTCGCGCGGGTGATGCTGAGCAGGTGGTCCCGGACGATGTGATCCATCTCGGTGATGTTCACGTCGCGGCGTTCACTCGTGAAGCCGCGAAGATAGTTCGGGCTGTAACGCAGGGCGTCCTTCACGTTGAAAGGCAGGATTGCATTGATGATGTTGTTGGTCTGCGACGGGTCGCCCATGTTTCCACGTTCTCGGTTGGACTCCAGCAGCAGGTCATCGATGCTCATGTCGAAACTGCGCGCAACGTTGTAGGCATCAGCGGAGTAGTAGGTTTCCCAGGAATCCCCGTGTTTCTCGGTCCAGCTTCCGGTCTGTACCTCGCCCCGGCCCGTCAGATCGCCATGCGCCTGCCCGTCGAACACGAAATAGGGCAGGTAGACGCCGACCACGTTCTCGGGGGCGAACTCCTGTTTGAACCTGGGATGGGCGTAGAACTTCCGCTGATTCACAAACTCGCGGATGATCTCCACGGCGTCGTGCTGCAGAACCAGGAACGGAGCCACTGCGTCCGGGGTCGCCCCGTTCGGGATCCGGGAGTTGGGTGAGAGATAGCTGCGGCACCAGTGGCAGCGCACCTGCACGGTCTCGTGCGCGTCGATGACCACCTCCGCGCCGCAGCCGGTGCACTTCAGGGTCACCATGCTCTGCCCGGCCAGGTCCTGCGAGGAATGGGTCACCACGGTGCCCTCCAGGTCCTGGATTCCTCCGGTCAGATCCACCTGGTCCTCCAGGCGGGGTTCGTTGTAACGGGACCGGCAGTTCGCGCAGACCAAGGAACGGACCTCGACGACGTAACGGATGTCCGTGCCCCCACAACTGGTGCATTTGATCATCACGCCGGTGCGGCCGTCGTCAGGAAGCTCGATCACCTGGGGGCCGGGCTCCGGCTCCTGGACGTCCTGCTGCGGAGGCGCTGGTGTCCAGGGGTTGCCCGGGGCCGCGGGAACAGGGAGTGGCCCCGCGACATAACCCGGATTGGCGTACGGATTCTCGCTCAGGGCGCGGGGCACCTGCTGGGGCGGGAAAACTCCCGGTTGCGGGGGATACCCGGGCCAAGGCTGTTGGGCCTGGGGATACCCGGTGGCCTGCTGCGGGGGAGGATAGCCGTGTGGTTGTTGCTGGGGATACCCGGGCGGCCAGGGTTGCTGCCCCCAGCCCTGGCCGCCACTTCCGGAGGCTGTCATGGCTTCGTGTCCTCTTGCAACCCGATTACAACCCGAGCAGTCGCTTCTTCAACGTGTCGAACTCCTCCTGGGAGACCACCCCGGCGTCGAGCAACTCCTTCATCTGCTTCAGTTTCGCGACGGGATCCTCCTGGGGGGCCGCTTGCGCTGGCTGTTCGGGCGGCGCGGGTTGTGCCTGTGCGGGCTGCTGCGCTGGCTGCTGGAAGCCTCCCATCATCCCGCCCATCATGGGAACACCGATGCCCATGCCGACCAGGCCTTGACCGCCTCCGTTCTCGCCCGCGGACTGGATTCCCCGGGCAACGGACTGCTGCATGAAGGATGCGCCCCGGTCCCCGCGCAGCGCATCAGCCTTCTTCACGTCGGAAAGCAGCTCTCGGGTGTCGGCGTCGTACTCGATGGCTGCCAGGGCGACACGTTCGATGAGAAGGCCGCGCCCGGAACGCCACTGGTAGTTCTCTTCGACGGCAGCGCTGAGGGATTTCGCGAACCCGATGGAATCCTGTTGCAGCCGGGTTATGCGGTTTCCCCGCTCGGGGTCGTTTGTGTACTTCGAGAAGGCGGCGCCCAGACAGGCCACCACCTCGGTGAAGAGTTGTTCGCTGACGGGATTGTCGATGTCATCGAAGTCGAAGACCTGATTGTTCGCGATCACGGCGCCCGGGATGACGCTGGAGATGAACAGGAGGGGATCAACGATGCGGAGGGTGTAGGTGCCGCGGGTGATCGCTCCCACCTGCGCGCCCAGGTAGGCGTCGTCCCAGTAGATCTCGGACTGGGTGCCGAAGCGATTGTCCGGGAGTTCCTTGAGGTTGACGAAGAAGACCTGCTGCATGGCGCCCGGCCGGCCGCCGAACTTGATGCGCTCCCAGGTGTTTCGGATCACCTGACCGAACACCCCGTCACCGGCGAAAACCGACTGGGAGGAGGGATCCTGGCCGCGGAACTCGAACCCGCCGGGTTCCGCCACGAAGCCGGTGATCCGCCCGTCCTGGAAGGAGACGAGGCCGTAACCGTCGGGAACCACGATCTTCGAGCCGTTGCTGATGATGTTCTCCGAGCCCTTGGTGTTGGAACCGCGCCCCGCGTTCCTACCCTCGTGGACGGCCGGGAAGAACGCTGCCGTCGGGCTGATGCCGCGGGGGACCGTGAGGAAATCCAGCCACTGATCGGCGAAGACGCCGCCGAGGGCGCCCGTGAAGGCCTTGATGAAACCCATGTTCTAACTCCTGACTCAGCTGGGGTGGCGACTCGCGGTTGCCACCTTTTCATGGTGCCAGACCACGGGGGTCAGTGGGATACCGGGTGGGTGGTGAAAACCGCCGTCACGCGCCCCAGTGGGTAAACTTCGCCGACGTGCTGCAGGTCAAGGATGTGGAGGTACGCGCCGGGGCGCGGCTCCTGTTGTCCCCGGTCAGTTTCCAGGTCGCCGCGGGGGACCGCATCGGGCTGGTCGGTCGCAACGGCGCCGGGAAAACGACCCTGACCCGCATACTCGCGGGGGAGGGATTGCCCGCAGCCGGCACCGTCGCCCGGTCCGGGCGGTTCGGCTACCTGCCGCAGGACCCCCGCTCGGGGGAACCGGAGCAGCTCGCGCGCGACCGGATCCTGGGGGCCCGCGGACTGGATCAGGTGATGGCGCGTCTAAGAAGGGCCGAACAGGAGATGAGCTCCTCGCGGGGAACCGAACGGGAGAAGGCCATGGCGGCCTACGCCCGCGCCGAGAACGCGTTGCTGTCGGCGGGAGGATACGCCGCCGAGACCGAGGCGGCTCGGATTGCCGCCAACCTCGGGCTGCCGGACCGTGTCCTCGGGCAGCCGCTCTACACTCTCTCGGGTGGTCAGCGACGCCGGATCGAACTGGCCCGGATCCTGTTCTCCGACGCCGACACCCTCCTGCTGGATGAACCCACCAACCATCTCGATGCGGACTCCATAACGTGGCTGAGGGGCTATCTGCAGAGCTTCGGGGGCGGCCTGGTGGTGATCAGCCACGACGTCGGCCTGCTCGAGGCGGTGGTGAACAAGGTGTTCCACCTGGACGCCAACCGCGCCGAACTGGATCTCTACGCGATGGACTGGAAACGCTATCTGCAGCAGCGGGAGACCGATGAGAAACGCCGCAAACGGGAACGCTTGAACGCGGAACGCAAGGCGTCGCAGCTGATGGCGCAGGCCGATCGGATGCGTGCCAAGGCCACCAAGGCGGTCGCCGCACAGAACATGGCCAGGCGTGCGGAGAAACTGCTGTCCGGCATCGAGGGGGAGCGGGAACACGACAAGGTGGCCCGGATCCGGTTCCCCGAACCGGCGCCCTGCGGAAAAACCCCGTTGCTGGCCCGCGACCTCTCGAAGGCCTACGGCTCACTGGAGGTGTTCACCGCCGTCGACCTCGCCATCGACAAGGGATCCAAGGTGGTCATCCTCGGACTGAACGGAGCCGGAAAAACCACGATGCTGCGCCTTCTCGCCGGGTTGGAGGAGCCCGACGTGGGGCAGCGGATCCTGGGCCACGGAGCCCGGCTCGGCTACTATGCACAGGAACACGAGACTCTCGATGTCAGCAGATCTGTGCTGGAGAACATGGTCTCTGCCTCCCCCGACCTGGGCGATGTGGAGGTTCGCAAGGTGCTCGGTTCCTTCCTGTTCACCGGGGATGACGTGGACAAACCCGCGAAGGTGCTCTCGGGCGGGGAGAAGACCCGCCTGGCGTTGGCCATGCTGGTCGTCTCGGCTGCCAACGTGCTGCTGCTCGACGAGCCGACGAACAACCTCGACCCGGCTTCCCGCGCGGAGGTGCTGTCCGCCCTGCGTTCCTACTCGGGGGCCGTCGTGCTCGTCACCCACGACCCGGGGGCCGTCGAGGCCCTGGAACCGGATCGAGTGCTGGTCCTGCCCGATGGGGTTGAAGATCTGTGGAGCGACGACTACGCCGATCTCATCGCCCTTGCCTGAACATATTGCACACTTTGCGCAAATAATGTGCAAAGTTGAACAGTTTTTCGATCAGAATTGTCTACGCTGAGCGCAGGCTAGGAGCAAGGAAAGGGCCATGCCATGGCGCGCATCAACTTCGGCACCGGCGGCTGGCGGGCGATCATCGGTGACGAATTCACCCGCAGCAACGTGAGACTGCTCTGCGGGGCGCTCGCCCAGCGCATCAAGGAGGAGGGAAACCAGGACCAGGGGATCGTGATCGGCTACGACCGGCGATTCCTCTCCGATGTCGCCGCCAAGTGGGCGGCAGAGGTGTTCGCGGGGGAGGGGGTGGCGTGCCGGGTGATCAGGATCGCCCAGGCCCCCACCCCGCTGATCATGTGGACCGTCAAGAACCTCGGGCTGCCCTACGGCATGGCCGTAACGGCCTCCCACAACCCCGCCCTCTACAACGGGATCAAAGTGTTCACGGCGGGCGGCAGGGACGCGGACGAAGTGGTCACGCGCGACATCGAGGACCGCATGACGAAACTCGAGGGCACCCGCGAGGCCAGGATTGGGCAGGTGCCCTACGACAAGGCCGTCGCGCGGGGACTGATCCGCCAGATCAATCCGTTCAACGGCTACATCGACTCGATCATCGACCAGGTGGACATGGACGCCATCCGCCGAGCCGACCTGAAGATCGCACTGGACCCGATGTTCGGGGTCTCTCGCACCTCGCTGCAGACCATCCTCATGACGGCCCGCTGCGAGGTGGACGTCATCCACGACCGCCACGACACCCTGTTCGGGGGGCGTATGCCCTCTCCCAACAGTGCCTCCCTGGACTCGTTGAAACGCTACGTGGTGGACAACGGTTGCGCCCTCGGGATAGCGACCGATGGCGATGCCGACCGGCTCGGGGTCATTGACGACAAGGGAAACTTCCTGCACCCGAATCAGCTGCTGGTGATCCTCTACTACTACCTCCTCAAGTACAAGGGGTGGCAGGGTCCCGTGGTCCGCAACGTGGCCACCACGTCGCTGCTCGATGAGGTGGCCCACCAGTTCGGGCAGGAGTGCCATGAGGTTCCCGTCGGGTTCAAGTGGGTCTCGGGGAAGATGCTCGAAACCGACGCGATCATCGGCGGCGAGTCCTCCGGCGGGCTAACCGTCAGGGGACACATCTCCGGCAAGGACGGGATCTACGCCGCGACCTTGCTGGTGGAGATGCTGGCCGTGGTCGGCAAGCCCATGAGCGAGATCTACGAGGAGATCACGGGGCAATTCGCTCCCCGCTACATGGCCGAGACCGACTTCACGTTTGATTCGGAACGCAAACAGGAGATCTCGAGGGTCCTGATGGAGGACCGTCTGCTGCCGGAGTTCTCAGAGAACGTGCGCGAAGTTTCGTACCGGGACGGCTGCAAGGTCTACTTCGAGGACGGCTGGATCATCGCCAGGTTCTCCGGAACCGAACCGCTCCTGCGTATCTTCTGCGAGATGCCCACCCGGGAACGGGCCGAGCGGGCGTGTGAGGAGTTCAGGAAGTTCCTGGGACTGTAGGCTGCCGTCTCGACCGTTTATAACAATCGTCGTTATAATTGTGTCGTCCGAACGTCGACGTCCCTGGAGTGACATGAACCTGCGCGATTTCGCGAGCGCCCTGACGCGGTCCTGGCTGGTGATCGCGGTCGCCACCGTGGCGGGCCTGACTGGCGGGTGGGTCGTCGGCAACGCCGCCCGCACCGTCTACAGCACCACTTCGCGGGTGGTGGTCCTGGCCGCCCCCTCGGTGGGAACCCCCGAGGATGTGCAGCACGTCACGTCCGTGATCCGTTCCGAGATGTCGCTCTATCAAGCACTCGCTCAGGGGAACGACGTGACCGACCGGGTGGCATCCCAGATACCGGGAATGACAGCCTCGGATGTGGCGGGCGCGACCGCGGTCACGGTCACGGACCAGGTCATCATGATCACGGTCTCCCTTCCGAGCGCGGAGCAGTCCGCTGCGGTGGCCAAGGCTTTGGCCGCTGAGTTGACCAACGAGATCAGGGCGCTGCATCCGGGAAGTCAGCCGCTGATCCGGGCGGAGGCCATGACGGCTCCCGCGAAACCGGTCTCGGCAGGTGTTGGCCGTGTGCCCTCAGCGTTTGCTGGGGGTGTGCTGGGCCTCGCCGTAGGGCTCGTCGTCGTCTGGGGGTTGGCCTCGCTGCGGCCCAAGGTCGCATCGGGTGGTGCCTTGGCCGCCAGCGGACGGTTGGTGCTTCGCGCCGAGGCGGACCAGACGGCTTTCGAACAGCTTGCCGCGGTGCTTTCTCCTCATCTGAAGGAGTCGGCGACAGGGAGAGCGGTCCTGGTGGGGACCGGGGAAAGGGTGAATCTGGGGCCGTGGTGCCGGGGCCTGGGGGAACAGTTGGGCGCTGAGGCGACGGCGGTGGAGGCCGCCCCGAACGGAGCCGACCCCGTCGCCCTGCGGACCGTGGCCGGGGGAGAGGTAACCGTTGTGTTCGCGGATCGCAGGGACGCGCTGAAGAAGGTCCAGGAGACCATCGATCTCCTGGAAGCGGCAGGGGGCAAGATCGCGGCGTGTCTGGTCGTCAGCGATGCCCGAGCGTGAGCACGCGCGCTGGGGTCGTGGCCCCGGCGGAGGCGGCTTCCAGCAGCCGAAGTGTTTCCGGTTCACGGTTGCGGCGATGGTTCATCATCACCAGGAGCGAGGCCAACGCCGACCACCAGATGAAGCTCACGGGAAAATTCTTCGTCAGATACGTGTCGAAGGCGAAACCCACGAGAGTTGCCACCAAGCCGGATGCGATCGCGCGCTCAATTACTCCGCGTGCCCGCCACCAGGCCCAGCAGACGACCCCGGCAAGCACGAGCAACAGGGCAAGGCCAACCAGTCCCTGCTCCGAAAAAACCGCCACGTAGGTGTTGTGGGCGTGCGAGAGGGTGATGCCCTCGGGCATCTGCTTCGGTCCATGGGCGCCGGCCTGGGGGAGGCTGTTGGTCTCGAAAGCGTACCAAGGCCACAACACGCCATAGCCAACTCCGAAAACCAGGGTTGTAAGTGATCCAAGCGCCTGCTCAATGCCGTACACCCAGGTCTCGACACGGCCTGCCCCGGTGAGTTTGAAACCGCGCTGTTCCATGACGTGCCATGCGACAGCGGCGAAGGCCGTCATACCGGCCACGGCACTGGAGACGATCAGGGGCAAGCGGTTCGGGCGGCGCTTGGCCATGTCAATGATCGAAGGCAGGATGAACAAAGCCATGAACAGGGCGAGAGTGATGACGCCGGTCCGGGCCCCGGTCGCCATGATCCAGATCACGTACGCCGCCGAGGACAGCGCCGAGAGGCCCCTTCGATGCCCCACGATCACCGCTGCCACACAGATCGCCAGCCCCAGCAGGAGAGCGGTGTGCAGCACGGCGGCGCCTGCGAGGCGGGTGGCCCAACGACCATACAACTCCGCGTTGCTGGCGTTCCACCACACGCCGATGGGGGTCGTCACGGCACCGGCGAATGCGAACCACCAGAGGATCTCGAACTGTTGAGAAGAGGGAACCAAGTTGACGGCCAGGATGGCGAGCAGACAGGACAAGCCCGCCGTTATCAAGGGGTTCACGAGGTATGACAGGGGAACGGGAACCACCGCCGAGGGGGTTCCGTACTGTGCGCTGACCCAGTGTTTCGCCAGAGGCAGCGACACCACTGCGAGCACCAAGAGGAGGATGAAGGCCGCCGCGGCGATGACTAGGGCCCGGGGCGGAGGCTCCCGGGTCGGGTCCTCGCGCAGTTTCATGGTGGTTGCGATGGCGAGGATCGCGACCGCTGAGGTCAAAAAAAGCTGGAAGGAACTCACTCCTGTGTGGGCCACCTGATCCTCGCTGACCACCGTCGAGGCGAAAATGAGCAGGCAGGCGCACACGATCACGGCCAGGAGGCTCCAGTGATTCAGCCGCAGGCGCGTCTTGATGGCGCGTGAGGGACTGAGGACGGAATGCAGCACGCTGTCATTTTAGAGGTTTCTGGAAGCGGGTCCGTCTTCCCGGTTCGGGACGTGGATCTACAGTCGCCGGAATGTACTGGTGACGAAGGCCGCGGTGGTTCTCGCCGCAGTGGGGGCCTTGTGGGTGTGAAAGGCGTTCGGACCCATCGCGACGAGGTCGGCTGCGGCTTCGGCGGACAGGTTCAACGGATGGGTGAGTTCCTGCCGGTCCACGAGGTCGAAACCAGTCATGGAACCGTCCAGCCGTTCCAGTTTCTCCGGGTCGAGTCCCAGCAGACCGAGCGATTCGCGCAGCTCCACGAGATGATCCCGGCCCGGGGTCACCACCACGAGCCGCCCGCCCGGGGAGAGCACCCGGGCGAACTCGGCCGGGTTGCGGGGAGCGAACACGCAGAGCACGGCCTCCAGGCTTCCCGTGGCGATCGGCAGGCGACGCCAGATGTCGGCGACGACTGATCCCAGGCGTGGGCTGCGTCCGGCAGCACGGCGACAGGCCGCGGGGGAGACGTCCACTGCAAGCCCGACGGCTTCGGGGGTCTTGTCGAGAAACGCCCTGATGTAGTGGCCCGTTCCAGCCCCCACCTCGAGTACCCGGCGTGCACCGGCCAGGGCGGTGACCACCCTCCGGGTCAGCGGCTCGTACCAGCCTGCGGACAGGAAACGGTCGCGTGCGGCGAGCATCCCGGGGGTGTCGGCATTTTTCGGTGCGGCGCGCAGCAGCAGATTCAGGTGCCCCTGCCGGGCGATGTCGAAGCAGTGGCGGTTCTCGCAGCCGAGTGTCCTGCCGGCCAATTCCAGGGATGC
This window contains:
- a CDS encoding putative RNA methyltransferase → MADRPVPEGLSHVVPWLRCPVCTASLELAGRTLGCENRHCFDIARQGHLNLLLRAAPKNADTPGMLAARDRFLSAGWYEPLTRRVVTALAGARRVLEVGAGTGHYIRAFLDKTPEAVGLAVDVSPAACRRAAGRSPRLGSVVADIWRRLPIATGSLEAVLCVFAPRNPAEFARVLSPGGRLVVVTPGRDHLVELRESLGLLGLDPEKLERLDGSMTGFDLVDRQELTHPLNLSAEAAADLVAMGPNAFHTHKAPTAARTTAAFVTSTFRRL